From the Halococcus hamelinensis 100A6 genome, the window CGGCGTCGAAGGCCGCCGCGCCACGGTCGTGGACCTCGGCGAGCGTGAGGACGTCGTCGCGGTCGTCGTAGCCCTCGAAATCGTCGATGGAGACGATGAACTCGAGATCGAGCGCCGCTTCGACTTCCAGCACTCGGTCGAGGAGCTCCCCGTTCTCGACCACGACGCCCGTCGCGCCCGGGTCGGAGAGGAGGTACTCGACCTGGCGGGGCGACGAACTCGTGTACACTGTGGTCACGACCCCGCCGGCCGCGAGCAGCCCGAAGTCCGCCTGCGCCCACTCCATCCGGGTGTTCGAGAAGAGCCCGACCCGGTCGCCCGCTTCGACCCCGAGTTCGCGAAAGCCCGTCGCGAGGTTCCGGACGATCCCCCGCATCTCGTCATACGTCAGGTCGGCGAACTCGCCGTCGGGGGCGGCCGGGACCACCCCTCCGGCGAGCGAACGGTCGTAGATCCCGCCCTTGTACCGCTGGGCGACCCGCTCGGCGTTTCGAGCGGCACTCTCCTCGAACATGACCGGGAGCGTGCCCTCGCCGAGCACCTCGCTCTCGAAATCGGCTTCGGCCTCCTGCCAATCCATACCGAATCCTCACGTCCGGCGCACTAAAGCCCTCACTGTTCGTCGAGAAAGGCGAGGACGCCGCGGACGTTGAGCCGTTCCTCGGCGCGGGCCTTCCGCTCGGACCACACCGTCGCCATCCCCGTCTCCGCCACGAAGTAGTCGATGACCGCCTCGTCGTCGTCGAGTTCGGCGCGTTTCTCGCGGACGGCCGCGACCCACTCCTCCAGAACCCGCGCGTACCCGTCCATCAGCGGCTCCTCGTATCTGCGAGGACCGAAGTGGCCGAAACAGAGCGTCTCGGGCTCGATATCCTGGACGGTCTCGACGTCGTCGAGGCAGGTCTCGAGGTCGAAGTTCGCCGGCGGCGAGGTCTGGCGGATCCGTTCGACCGAGGGGATCCAGATCCCCGCCGCGTCGGCGGTGAAGAGGACGTCGTCCGTCCGGTCGTGGAACATCACCTGGTGGGGTGCGTGACCCGGCGCGTGGTGGACGTCGAGGGTGTGGTCGCCGAGGTCGACCTCGTCGCCGTCTTCGAGCCCCTCGATGCGGTCCTCGGGGACGGGCTTCGGCTCGGCGTAGAACTGCCACTGACTCTCGACGGCGGCCTTCGTCCCCGCGACCAGTCGGCTCGGGTCGACGAGGTGCGGGACGCCGATCTCGTGGGTCAACACCGTCGCGTTGGGACAGGCTTCGGCGAGATAGCCCGCGCCGCCGGCGTGGTCGAGGTGGACGTGGGTCGGCAGGACGTACGCCAGGTCGTCGCGCGCGACCCCGACCTCGTCGAGGGCGTCGAGGATGTTCTCGTATCGGGTGCCGATGCCGGTGTCGACGAGCGCTGGCTCCTCGGCGTCGACGATGTAGACGGCACCGTACTCCTCGGTGTCGTACATACCGGTGTCGACGTAGTGGAGGTCGGGACAGCCATCGACCGCGAAGACGTCACCGATTGCCATGGACGACCCACGCGCGAGCGGGACGAAAAGCCTCCGGTCAAACAGTAGGACTTTGGCGGGCGGCCCGAAAGGGTCGGCAAATGCTGAGCAGACAGTTCCTCCGCGACCACACCGAGGCGGTCCGCGAGGCGCTCGCCGCCCGCGGGACCGACGACGTCGACCTCGACGCGGTGCTCGACCTCGACGAGGAGTGGCGCGAAGCCAAGAACCGCGGCGACGAACTCCGCCACGAACGCAACGAGATATCGAGCCGCATCGGCGAGCTCAAAGCCGCCGGCGAGGACGAGGAGGCCGAGGAAGCCATCGAGCGCTCCTCGGAACTCAAAAGCGAGATCGACGAGGTCGAAGACCGGGCCAACGACCTCGAAGCCGACCTCGACGAGGCGCTGCTTCGAATTCCAAATATCCTCCACGACAGCGTTCCTGCCGGTGAAGACGAATCGGACAACGTCGAACTCCGGCGCGAGGGGTTCGAGGCGTT encodes:
- a CDS encoding MBL fold metallo-hydrolase; this translates as MAIGDVFAVDGCPDLHYVDTGMYDTEEYGAVYIVDAEEPALVDTGIGTRYENILDALDEVGVARDDLAYVLPTHVHLDHAGGAGYLAEACPNATVLTHEIGVPHLVDPSRLVAGTKAAVESQWQFYAEPKPVPEDRIEGLEDGDEVDLGDHTLDVHHAPGHAPHQVMFHDRTDDVLFTADAAGIWIPSVERIRQTSPPANFDLETCLDDVETVQDIEPETLCFGHFGPRRYEEPLMDGYARVLEEWVAAVREKRAELDDDEAVIDYFVAETGMATVWSERKARAEERLNVRGVLAFLDEQ